From one Molothrus aeneus isolate 106 chromosome 19, BPBGC_Maene_1.0, whole genome shotgun sequence genomic stretch:
- the KYAT1 gene encoding kynurenine--oxoglutarate transaminase 1 isoform X1, with protein MLRRAGPSLRHFLLQRNSSAGHSSCSREAKMSRPVQARRLEGVDKNIWVEFVKLAATYSKVNLGQGFPDFPAPDFLREALMRALSGGNHMLHQYTRAFGHPPLVKVLAQFFEKLLGRDLDPMTNVMVTVGAYQALFCCFQALVDEGDEVIIIEPFFDCYEPMVKMAGGTPVFVPLRPNPPKDGKLMSSADWQLDPAELASKFSERTKAIVLNSPNNPLGKVFSRGELGLIAELCVKHDVLCISDEVYEWLVYDGKQHIRIASLQGMWERTVIIGSAGKTFSATGWKVGWVVGPDRLLQHLRTVHQNSVYHCATIAQEAVAQGFQRELMLYGKPESYFVQLPKELQQKRDWLVQSLDGVGMKPIIPEGTYFLVADISPFKSDVPDVPNSDEPYDSRFAKWMVKNKGLAAIPLSAFYSEAHKNNYTNFIRFCFAKEEATLKAASDILQKWKQEKTSS; from the exons ATGCTCAGGAGAGCGGGACCGTCCCTGCGCCACTTCTTgctgcagaggaacagcagtGCTGGACATAGCTCGTGCTCCAGAGAG GCAAAAATGTCAAGGCCAGTGCAAGCTCGGAGGCTGGAGGGAGTAGATAAAAATATCTG GGTGGAGTTTGTAAAACTGGCTGCTACCTACTCCAAGGTGAACCTGGGCCAGGGCTTCCCTGACTTCCCTGCACCAGACTTTCTGAGAGAGGCACTGATGAGAGCCCTCAGCGGGGGGAACCACATGCTGCACCAGTACACCCGTGCCTTT GGCCACCCACCTCTGGTGAAGGTCCTGGCCCAGTTTTTCGAGAAGCTGCTTGGACGAGACCTGGATCCTATGACCAATGTGATGGTGACTGTGGGGGCATACCAGGCCCTGTTCTGCTGCTTCCAGGCTTTAGTGGATGAAGGTGATGAG GTGATAATCATTGAACCTTTCTTTGACTGCTATGAGCCAATGGTGAAAATGGCTGGTGGGACACCTGTGTTTGTGCCTCTGAGACCG AATCCTCCAAAAGATGGAAAATTAATGTCTAGTGCAGACTGGCAGCTGGACCCAGCTGAACTGGCTTCTAAATTCAGTGAACGGACAAAAGCCATCGTCCTGAACTCACCCAACAACCCTCTGGGCAAG GTGTTCAGCCgcggggagctggggctgattgcagagctgtgtgtgaagCACGACGTGCTGTGCATCAGCGACGAGGTGTACGAGTGGCTGGTCTACGACGGGAAGCAGCACATCCGCATCG CCAGCCTGCAGGGGATGTGGGAGCGCACGGTGATCATCGGGAGCGCTGGGAAGACCTTCAGTGCCACAGGATGGAAG gtggGCTGGGTTGTGGGCCCtgacaggctgctgcagcacctccgTACTGTGCACCAGAACTCCGTGTACCACTGTGCCACCATTGCCCAG GAGGCCGTGGCTCAGGGTTTCCAGAGGGAGCTCATGCTCTATGGCAAACCAGAGAGCTACTTTGTCCAGCTgcccaaggagctgcagcagaagagagaCTGGCTGGTTCAGAGCCTGGATGGGGTGGGGATGAAACCCATCATCCCAGAGGGCACCTACTTCCTGGTGGCAGACATCTCCCCGTTCA AATCtgatgtccctgatgtccccaactCAGATGAGCCCTACGACTCCAGATTTGCAAAGTGGATGGTCAAGAACAAG ggccTTGCTGCCATCCCGCTCTCCGCTTTCTACAGCGAGGCCCACAAGAACAACTACACCAATTTCATCCGGTTCTGCTTTGCAAAG GAGGAAGCTACACTGAAGGCAGCAAGTGACATATTGCAAAAATGGAAACAGGAGAAAACCAGCTCCTGA
- the KYAT1 gene encoding kynurenine--oxoglutarate transaminase 1 isoform X2 produces MLRRAGPSLRHFLLQRNSSAGHSSCSREAKMSRPVQARRLEGVDKNIWVEFVKLAATYSKVNLGQGFPDFPAPDFLREALMRALSGGNHMLHQYTRAFVIIIEPFFDCYEPMVKMAGGTPVFVPLRPNPPKDGKLMSSADWQLDPAELASKFSERTKAIVLNSPNNPLGKVFSRGELGLIAELCVKHDVLCISDEVYEWLVYDGKQHIRIASLQGMWERTVIIGSAGKTFSATGWKVGWVVGPDRLLQHLRTVHQNSVYHCATIAQEAVAQGFQRELMLYGKPESYFVQLPKELQQKRDWLVQSLDGVGMKPIIPEGTYFLVADISPFKSDVPDVPNSDEPYDSRFAKWMVKNKGLAAIPLSAFYSEAHKNNYTNFIRFCFAKEEATLKAASDILQKWKQEKTSS; encoded by the exons ATGCTCAGGAGAGCGGGACCGTCCCTGCGCCACTTCTTgctgcagaggaacagcagtGCTGGACATAGCTCGTGCTCCAGAGAG GCAAAAATGTCAAGGCCAGTGCAAGCTCGGAGGCTGGAGGGAGTAGATAAAAATATCTG GGTGGAGTTTGTAAAACTGGCTGCTACCTACTCCAAGGTGAACCTGGGCCAGGGCTTCCCTGACTTCCCTGCACCAGACTTTCTGAGAGAGGCACTGATGAGAGCCCTCAGCGGGGGGAACCACATGCTGCACCAGTACACCCGTGCCTTT GTGATAATCATTGAACCTTTCTTTGACTGCTATGAGCCAATGGTGAAAATGGCTGGTGGGACACCTGTGTTTGTGCCTCTGAGACCG AATCCTCCAAAAGATGGAAAATTAATGTCTAGTGCAGACTGGCAGCTGGACCCAGCTGAACTGGCTTCTAAATTCAGTGAACGGACAAAAGCCATCGTCCTGAACTCACCCAACAACCCTCTGGGCAAG GTGTTCAGCCgcggggagctggggctgattgcagagctgtgtgtgaagCACGACGTGCTGTGCATCAGCGACGAGGTGTACGAGTGGCTGGTCTACGACGGGAAGCAGCACATCCGCATCG CCAGCCTGCAGGGGATGTGGGAGCGCACGGTGATCATCGGGAGCGCTGGGAAGACCTTCAGTGCCACAGGATGGAAG gtggGCTGGGTTGTGGGCCCtgacaggctgctgcagcacctccgTACTGTGCACCAGAACTCCGTGTACCACTGTGCCACCATTGCCCAG GAGGCCGTGGCTCAGGGTTTCCAGAGGGAGCTCATGCTCTATGGCAAACCAGAGAGCTACTTTGTCCAGCTgcccaaggagctgcagcagaagagagaCTGGCTGGTTCAGAGCCTGGATGGGGTGGGGATGAAACCCATCATCCCAGAGGGCACCTACTTCCTGGTGGCAGACATCTCCCCGTTCA AATCtgatgtccctgatgtccccaactCAGATGAGCCCTACGACTCCAGATTTGCAAAGTGGATGGTCAAGAACAAG ggccTTGCTGCCATCCCGCTCTCCGCTTTCTACAGCGAGGCCCACAAGAACAACTACACCAATTTCATCCGGTTCTGCTTTGCAAAG GAGGAAGCTACACTGAAGGCAGCAAGTGACATATTGCAAAAATGGAAACAGGAGAAAACCAGCTCCTGA